Part of the Cohnella candidum genome, GACCTTCTTCCTCGCTGAGCCGGCCGTCCTGGATGCGGACGACGCGTTTCGCCTGCTTGGAAATTTCAAGATCGTGCGTGATCAAAACGATCGTATGTCCCGCTTCGTTCAGCTCGCGGATGAGGCCCATCACTTCTTTGCCGGTCTTCGTATCGAGCGCGCCGGTCGGTTCGTCGGCGAGCAGCATCGGCGGATTTCCGGCAAGCGCTCTGGCGATCGCGACCCGTTGCTGCTGGCCGCCGGACAATTCGACCGGACGATGGTTGACCCTATCTTCCAGCCCGACCTTGCGCAGCGCTTCCATCACCTGTTCCCGCCGCTGCTTGGGAGGAACGCCCCGGTAAATGAGCGGCAGTTCGACGTTTTCGTAAGCGGTGAGCTTGGAGAGCAGGTTG contains:
- a CDS encoding ABC transporter ATP-binding protein, whose translation is MTNAELPLIRIESLSKQYKMGGETVHALDEVSLTVRHGDFVAIIGPSGSGKSTLMNVVGCLDTASSGSYWLDGEEVSRLRENKLAEIRNRKIGFIFQGFNLLSKLTAYENVELPLIYRGVPPKQRREQVMEALRKVGLEDRVNHRPVELSGGQQQRVAIARALAGNPPMLLADEPTGALDTKTGKEVMGLIRELNEAGHTIVLITHDLEISKQAKRVVRIQDGRLSEEEGRTA